The Centroberyx gerrardi isolate f3 chromosome 19, fCenGer3.hap1.cur.20231027, whole genome shotgun sequence genome has a segment encoding these proteins:
- the LOC139908370 gene encoding cyclin-dependent kinase 5 activator 1 — MGTVLSLSPGSRKSSYYDNRPGSLSHYPSLSSRSLNTQKDRGLKRGQSIFLPALTWKRLVASTKKRGSSKKGSGGPVALSDPFNNNNNINIYQKDPVLHLNRENVKKSLSCANLSSYEGPAGMGLGLGYGLGMGQGHGYGYSKSQQLSSVKKVPQGTVTSSPKRVIVQASTSELLRCLGEFLCGRCYRLKHLSPADPVLWLRAVDRSLLLQGWQDQAFVTPANVVFVYMLCRDVVDGDLVASEHELQATLLTCLYLSYSYMGNEISYPLKPFLVEAGKEAFWDRCLAIIDATSGKMLRINADPHFFTQVFAELKSEGGCGPQDYSRVLDR, encoded by the coding sequence ATGGGCACTGTACTATCGCTGTCGCCTGGCTCTCGCAAATCAAGCTACTATGACAACCGGCCGGGCTCGCTCAGCCACTACCCGAGCCTCAGCAGCCGCTCCCTCAACACCCAGAAAGACCGCGGCCTGAAGCGGGGCCAGTCCATCTTCCTCCCGGCGCTGACATGGAAACGACTGGTGGCGTCGACGAAGAAGAGGGGCAGCTCTAAGAAAGGCTCAGGCGGTCCGGTGGCCCTCAGCGACccgttcaacaacaacaacaacatcaacatctaCCAGAAGGACCCAGTGCTACACCTCAACCGCGAGAATGTGAAGAAGTCTCTGTCGTGCGCCAACCTGTCCAGCTACGAGGGCCCGGCAGGCATGGGGCTGGGGCTCGGCTACGGCCTGGGGATGGGCCAGGGCCACGGCTACGGCTACAGTAAATCCCAGCAGCTTTCCTCCGTGAAAAAAGTTCCTCAGGGGACAGTGACCTCGTCCCCCAAGCGCGTCATCGTCCAGGCCTCCACCAGCGAGCTCCTGCGCTGCCTGGGGGAGTTCCTGTGCGGCCGCTGCTACCGGCTGAAGCACCTGTCCCCGGCCGACCCGGTGCTGTGGCTGCGGGCCGTGGACCGctcgctgctgctgcagggctgGCAGGACCAGGCCTTCGTCACGCCGGCCAACGTGGTCTTCGTCTACATGCTCTGCCGAGACGTGGTGGACGGGGACCTGGTGGCGTCGGAGCACGAGCTGCAGGCCACGCTGCTCACCTGCCTCTACCTGTCCTACTCCTACATGGGCAATGAGATCTCCTACCCGCTCAAGCCCTTCCTGGTTGAGGCTGGTAAGGAGGCCTTCTGGGACCGCTGCCTGGCCATCATCGACGCCACCAGCGGCAAGATGCTGCGCATCAACGCAGACCCGCACTTTTTCACACAGGTGTTTGCTGAACTCAAGAGCGAGGGCGGCTGCGGCCCTCAGGACTACAGCCGGGTGCTGGACCGGTGA